The Oncorhynchus tshawytscha isolate Ot180627B linkage group LG30, Otsh_v2.0, whole genome shotgun sequence genome includes a region encoding these proteins:
- the LOC112228623 gene encoding uncharacterized protein LOC112228623, translated as MELSERCSIPMNDYEDATGLQTPGAGTPRTENIYQSLRSPNIRSIQRQAKPHNMMQWKTPVFPLLLFNALLLIIILVIVGVHYSHFTGALSSKNGDFRQNEEVWHLHHNGFYLFWRSVGDCLAADSFCQQNNATLTTLQPHNTVWLLARARGQHLWVLELRDTTEGSADGATEDDSENNADCALLSGDPTQPSLSPAYMKSQGWVCERKASPPHVSGNH; from the exons TTCCAATGAATGATTATGAGGATGCCACAGGGTTACAGACCCCAGGTGCAGGGACACCCAGAACAGAAAACATCTACCAGTCTCTTCGGTCTCCAAACATACGGTCAATACAGAGACAGGCAA AgccacataacatgatgcaatgGAAAACGCCTGTGTTCCCTCTACTCCTCTTCAATGCACTTTTACTGATTATCATTCTGGTAATTGTTGGAGTTCACT ATTCCCATTTCACCGGGGCATTGTCATCTAAAAATGGAG ATTTCAGACAGAATGAAGAAGTGTGGCATCTCCATCACAATGGGTTCTATCTATTCTGGCGGAGTGTGGGGGATTGCTTAGCTGCTGATAGCTTCTGTCAGCAGAACAACGCTACTCTGACCACATTGCAGCCACATAACACG GTTTGGTTGTTGGCCAGGGCCAGAGGACAGCACCTTTGGGTCCTTGAGCTGAGGGATACGACCGAGGGTTCTGCAGATGGTGCCACAGAG GATGATTCTGAAAATAATGCTGATTGTGCCCTCTTGTCTGGTGATCCCACCCAGCCCTCATTGAGCCCAGCCTACATGAAGAGCCAGGGGTGGGTGTGT